ATTACCTCAAGTATGTTATCATCATCAATATCTCCAGACATGCAGTTAGAAGACTCGTTGATTTGACCTGTGCACTTATTATGATTGTTCAATGAACCATCCAAACCCCAAGAAGTATTTTTGCTAACTGGAATGTCAGTGACATCAGGACACATACGGTTGTCATTCTGATAGCCTCCATGGATTGGTGCTGTTCTCGTATTCTCATGACTTTGCCAGTTAACATTGACATTTTTTCCAGGTTGTACATAGTTCCTACTAGAATTTTGTAGACTTGAAAGAGCATCCCAAGCCTGTCAGGAATTGTTTCAACAGAAGTTATTGCAAACTATAGAAGTCtcaaataagaataattacaTGTGCAAACTATTCGCTTTCATATAACAGTTATACTACTATACCTTGTCAAATTGTACTCTCTGTGAAACTTGAATATTTTCACTTCGTTGAAAAACAAACCTGAGAGAATTGACGCATTAGAGAGCAAGCTGAAACTGAGCTGAAATCCATATATTAATCTAGCAAATCAAGTTCCACAGAAATAGCACAGTCACAGTTGACAAAGGAAACCAACAAATAAAATCCCTTCAAAAACGATCTCAGCACTGGACGGCAAAAAGTGGAGTAAGAAGATATAATCCAAGATGGTAACTTTGAATTGAAACAAGTTTAAACCAACATCTACCATGTTATTCCGCCGTGTTAGCAAAGCCATAATAGTCAATTGAAGTAAACGGAAATTTAGACAGAATTAATGTTTTGGCAACCCCTGGGAACGAAATTGATTTCCCTGTATACACACAAAACTAGTGAAGCCCCAAAGCCTAGTCATTCCAAGAAAGACCTATAAATCCTATTGACTAGGAACTCTGGACATGAGACTCTGAACTAACTGGCAATGTAACAAAGTACAAGAATGAATGACTGTTGAAGTGAAAGGTATACCCGGCAGTCCCAGGGTCCGGTTCTTGGTGGCGGGGCTTCTTGGGCGGAACAGAGAACAGAAAATTAGAGCTCAAAAACTTCCCTTGGGAGGAGAAGTTTTCATGAGCATTGGCATGCCGCAACCAGTCcctgttattttctttatcaacgCGAACTGAATTGACTTCACTGTAAACATTCCAAAACCTAATTATACACTAACTATAAATGATGAACCACAAAGATGGAAACAAGTAAAGCGAACCCAAGCATCATTACCCTTGTCTCATTTGAGTGGCAACCAAACAACACATTCCCTGCAGAATCAGAACTCAATTTGAATTGCAGCAACACGGCACGATAATAAtgaacaaaaatgaagaaaaaaaaactcgtTGGCGTGCCTCATCAAAACATGGGCATCGGTCAATGGAAGAAAAAATGCAATGGAGATTGCAACGTTGAGTGGAAGTAGAACGGTTCGAatcaaaaccctagaaaagtgATTGAGGAGAAAAGTTCGCCGTTGAAACACAGAGATCCAAACTATCGTAcggaagagaagagagagagctTTTCCAAAGCATTGGCGGGATTTTTCATTTCAACTAATCCATTTCTGCAaaatcttgattttttttttctttttttataactcaataaaataaaatataaaaaatactatccaaatctttttataattcaattagcGTTTTCAACTCCCGCCAGGAAGGTTTACACATTGCCGAGACAATGACAGAAGAGGGAAacctaaaattttaacttttcttttttaaaaaataagtttttattttgtcttaaaaagtatgaaaagttaaaatttctatatttttaattaatgattgatatgacaaaagaaataattaaatttaaagtaaacaCAGACGAAACACATCATttcataaaagttaaaatttctacaaaaattaaatttataattatataaagtgTAGAACATGATTCATCAATttcgaaataaataaaaaaatataatataaagactGCATCTATTTATccttctttaaatttttatttatttattttaagtctttctcgtaaatttaagtatttttaattaagtctctgttaaaaaaaattaaaaattaagcatTTAATTGTTAGATTGATTGGATAATGAATTTACTTTCTTgccttattaaaaaaatgacattttatgtttaatatgagattatattgttgttaatataaaaaataaataaattttattacattgaaaatatattgcatttaattatttacatgTTATCATCTAAGGtgagattttttatattcacttaaaataattttatgttggATTATGGTATATCAATTACATTAACCAATAAATTGTCTTGTTAGTAACAAAACCATTATGCTAATGAATTCTATATCAATACATATAATAGATTTTATTCTACatgatttaataaaaatcaGCCACTTCGCATTAATAGTAATATTGTTGTATATTAACTacatggtattttttttatcatggaaAACAAGATTGTTCTTTTGAAAGAtaatttgacaaaaattaaactaaaaatactatattaaaactatataaaaattggaatactcaacaaacaaacaaaatttaatagagatttaattgaaaagattctaaaacttaattaagtatttatttaacaagtaaaatatttaatatttaattgtataCATTATCTTATAATTgaacctttatttatttacaaaagtttatattttattaacattttaatttaaatttttgtttacaattttcatcgagtatattttttcatatagaattatataatacttttgtttctctaaaattgaaaatacgAAAAgtgaataaacttttttttatctttgtaaatttgtaaaaaaaaataaataatgtacaagaaatataagtatattttgtttttgaaatgcTAAAAAAAATCGATATCCTAATAAAGAAAagtttaatatcattaattttatttgaagttatttaatgttatgtttaaaataattaaataccaAAATTCATATTCAATTATGTTAAACATCAACTTTGtctgaatttaaataaaattatttaaattaaaaaaatttaaaataatattataattttgttattatttttaagtaaaattactAACTTCATCATGTACcgaattgaaaataaaaaaaagttaaaaataataagaaaatatattaaaatataaataaaaaaatcaaataattaattagctaaacaacttataaattacaaattaaaaactcatttattgaattattGGAGACACTGTGTGATACATTTTCATAATACTCAGACTATCTTGTTCTGATCTATATTGTATTAATCTAATTTGAGTGGCGTAACTTTCAGGGAATGAATGGCGAGCAGTGAGTCTCAGCTTCTGCGTCGCCACTTCGATTATGGCGGTGCTCAGGTAAGGCAACCACCGTGCCGTATTCTCTTcacttcattttttcatttttctcttctcatgaacaataaattcatcaataagAGCAGACAACTAATTCAATGATCGCAAACCCAAAATCCATTGACATGTTGTTCTGCATGTGTGTGTCTCCGATGGCAGGTGCCACCGGTTCTTAGAAGGAGTTCGAGGTTCCCATTTTGGAAGTCAGTGCATGCTAATACTGATCCTAATCCAAAGAATCATCTAAGTCTAAGAGTGAAGATGCAAGCGCAAGCAGATACGATGATGAAGCCCGTTTCTGATAACAAAATCCCACATGTGCTAACTGTTGCTGGGTCTGATTCTGGGGGTGGTGCTGGAATCCAAGCTGATCTCAAGGCTTGTGCTGCACGCCGGGTTTACTGTTCCACTGTCATTACTGCTGTCACTGCGCAGAACACTGTTGGGGTTCAGGTTcgatttgattttaatttcataatgaTAAGGACTCATCTGTTTCGTTTTAGCCTGATTACTGAACTTGATTTTCATGCATGTTGAGCTGGCTTATGTTATACTGGAATCAAGTTGGGCTTGTTCGAGGCTTATCCGTATGATGAACTATGttcttttttttaccatttttctaAAATCTGTGGCTTGTAGGGTGTGAACATTGTACCTGAGGATTTTGTGGCAGAACAGTTGCAGTCCGTGCTTTCTGATATGCATGTTGATGTGGTAAGTGAAAATAGTGACTGCAACGGCTATTAGAAACCGGATTTATTATCTTATAGGGCATGTTGGTCTGTTCAAACTAGCAAGTTCATGGATTGCTAACGTTTCCACCTTCCGGCATGACTTGCTTCTTAAAGTCAACGTTATTTCTTTTCCGTAATCCagttttattgtttgttttgatttacTCAGTTATGCGGGTGCTTACTTTCTGATTTCTTGGTTAATGGTGTTTGgtattattttttccatttgaATTAATTATCCTACGTCTTTAGGTCAAGACAGGCATGCTTCCTTCTCTTAATATAGTTAAGGTTCTCTGTCAGACCCTTAGGAAATTTCCAGTCAAAGGTATTCACTTGTACAAAAAATTCTAATGTATTTGTTCAATTGCAATTGGAGTGACTCTGTactgatttctttttttctgaagGCAGCTCTCGTGGTTGATCCTGTCATGAAATCTTCCAGTGGGGATGTACTTGCTGGTTCTTCTGTTCTGACTGGATTTCTGTATGTGTTTCTGTACTTGAACTGTACTGTTTTTGTTTGACATGAAAGTGTTTTTCATATTCTTCCGTCTTCCCTACTTGATCTGGATTTATTTAAAGTCCTTTGATTATATAATAGCCTTATGcttaattttctttgttatgGGTTTCTGCTTGTTAGTTTTTACATTTATTGGTGGATAACATTaagaaattatatgtttaaaattcagttttatttttgttacagtCACtgaaatgatttcaaaattcacaTTTATTACAAAACCCGTAGGAAAtcagttcaatttatttattggaTACTGAATGCAGGGAGGAGCTGCTTCCCATGACTGACATTGTAACCCCAAATATAAAAGAGGCATCAGTTTTACTTGGAGATGTGCCGCTGAAATCAGTGTCTGACATGCGTACTGCTGCCAAACTAATACATGATATGGGCCCTaggtttgtttcttttaaactaaggaTTTTTTGCCTCTTGCTGTTACTAATAGTTATTTCTCAagtgtaagtattttttttcttagctAAAATGAGCTGTATGAGTAGTAGACTTCCAACCTTAACCTGCTTGTTCGGCACAGCTTTAACTTTACAATATGACTCATGgaccttttaaaaatttatttcatattctcTTACATAGTTCAAACTAtgatatcaataattaaaaaaaggattACTGAGAAAACAAATCTGTAAGAGTGATAAATGTCTATATTTTTCTGGAAGGAGAAACATACCTTACTGAAATCATTCTTCCCATAGGATACTACTTAGtaaatttcttttacataaCTATTAGAACTTTGTAGTGAATTGAGCTTCCAAAATCAGAAAAGACAGTCATGAAAATTGTATGTATGTTATATATACACTTTCAGCTGAAgttgaaaatatttcatatcaCATGAAATAGTTACTAGTATAATATCTGCCTTTATTGTAGTAGTATTGCATTGcctttgtttattttcttatttatcttcAGAGTTTCCCTAGAAACTTGGAAGAAAATGTACCTGTGATACTGTTTACATCTAAATGACCGATACGATATCCAAAGCCAGAACATGGAGTCAGACTTCTACCAAAAACTTTCCATAAGAATGCACTGTATTTCGTACATGTCTCGTGTAAATAACCTCTAGTGAAGTTTgattatatgtattatatattgatttgcaaTAAGTAAATTATTAGATTGTTTCCCTAAATTAGTGAGGCCCATCAATTACTTCGCCTGCTTCTATTAGCAGAAAATTGGGATGGTgttgtatatataaaagagttaCACTTCATGGATAAaggtcataataaaaaaatataataaaacttcaacttcaaaGTATTGTGCATTTactgattattatttttttttttttgtaggaATGTACTCGTCAAAGGTGGTGACCTCCCTAATTCGTTAGATTCTGTTGATGTATTCTTTGATGGTGAGATTCAAGTCTTTAATGAGACACAATGGACATAAACAAAATCTATCAGACATAGCAACCCTCTGCAAATGTATGTCCAAATCTTTTTTCAAAACGAACTCCACTTATAGATCTTGAGTTTTGCAGGTGAGGAGTTCTACGAACTTTGTTCACCACGTATAAATACCCGCAATAGTCATGGTACTGGTTGTACCTTGGCGTCATGCATAGCTGCAGAGCTGGCAAAAGGTTCTTCAATGCTTTCTGCAGTTAAGGTTTGTTCAGCTatctcaaattattttataatgatattgAAGGATCTCATTGGGCAATGCCCATGATTTACTCCCCTGTTATTCTCTCTCTGTAATTTAgatacaaaagaaacaaatgaaaataacagaTATTGAATGATGGAATATTCTATAATTGTGATAATTTTTCTTATCTGGATTCTTGCAGACAGCCAAACATTTTATTGACGTT
Above is a genomic segment from Vigna radiata var. radiata cultivar VC1973A chromosome 10, Vradiata_ver6, whole genome shotgun sequence containing:
- the LOC106776278 gene encoding thiamine biosynthetic bifunctional enzyme TH1, chloroplastic; this encodes MASSESQLLRRHFDYGGAQVPPVLRRSSRFPFWKSVHANTDPNPKNHLSLRVKMQAQADTMMKPVSDNKIPHVLTVAGSDSGGGAGIQADLKACAARRVYCSTVITAVTAQNTVGVQGVNIVPEDFVAEQLQSVLSDMHVDVVKTGMLPSLNIVKVLCQTLRKFPVKALVVDPVMKSSSGDVLAGSSVLTGFLEELLPMTDIVTPNIKEASVLLGDVPLKSVSDMRTAAKLIHDMGPRNVLVKGGDLPNSLDSVDVFFDGEEFYELCSPRINTRNSHGTGCTLASCIAAELAKGSSMLSAVKTAKHFIDVALDYSRDLAIGNGVQGPFDHFFELKNINHSSWRQNMFNPNDLLLYAVTDSGMNRKWGRSIAEAVKAAVEGGATIVQLREKDAETRDFLDASKVCLEICRSYGVPLLINDRLDVALACDADGVHVGQSDMPIRLARSLLGPEKIIGVSCKTPEQAHQAWIDGADYIGCGGVYPTNTKANNRTIGLDGLKKVCEASKLPVVAIGGIGLSNARAVMEIGEPNLKGVAVVSSLFDRECILTETRNLHALVSEPALLIQ